In one window of Chryseobacterium phocaeense DNA:
- the gwsG gene encoding grasp-with-spasm system ATP-grasp peptide maturase: MIFIQSAQNDSSTNNILDWILYLDIHKKIQRQNDIASLDKVSIHINKDVRIKGSTINTIFDSDEISRRWYRRGAFSFDEIALPKDHKTSHVSYPTQNYLKKEMDYILKLIDKNITHSQNRINTYSDNGTNKTDNLIVASQTGLRIPDTLITNEAEELLLFAQKHTKIITKAISSSNYELNLDDYKVHMHCATEMINIKDVDQKQNIKTSFPAFYQQYIEKKYELRIFYLKGKFYTMAIFSQANEKTKIDFRNYDTERPNRCVPYQLPKEIEEKLHHFMQSIDLNCGSIDMIYTPEKEYVFLEVNPVGQFQWLSKNCNYDIEREIALELIKER; the protein is encoded by the coding sequence ATGATTTTTATACAGTCGGCACAGAATGATTCCTCTACAAACAACATCCTTGACTGGATTCTGTATTTAGATATTCACAAAAAAATACAACGGCAGAATGATATCGCCTCCCTTGATAAGGTATCCATTCATATCAATAAAGATGTCCGGATAAAAGGAAGCACGATCAATACCATTTTTGATTCTGATGAAATCAGCCGGAGATGGTACAGAAGGGGTGCGTTTTCTTTTGATGAGATAGCTTTACCAAAGGATCACAAAACCTCTCATGTTTCTTATCCTACACAGAATTATCTTAAAAAAGAAATGGATTATATTTTAAAATTAATTGATAAAAACATAACCCATTCCCAAAATAGAATCAATACATATTCGGATAATGGCACTAATAAAACAGATAACCTGATCGTAGCATCACAGACAGGATTAAGAATTCCCGATACTTTAATCACCAATGAAGCTGAAGAATTACTGCTATTTGCTCAAAAACATACAAAGATTATTACAAAAGCTATTTCTTCCAGTAATTATGAATTAAATCTCGATGATTATAAAGTTCATATGCATTGTGCGACTGAAATGATCAATATAAAAGATGTAGATCAGAAACAGAATATAAAAACGTCATTCCCTGCTTTCTACCAGCAATACATCGAAAAAAAGTATGAGCTCCGCATATTTTATCTGAAGGGTAAATTCTACACCATGGCTATCTTCTCGCAAGCCAACGAAAAAACAAAAATAGATTTCAGGAATTATGATACCGAACGGCCGAACCGATGCGTTCCCTATCAGCTGCCAAAAGAAATTGAAGAAAAACTGCACCATTTTATGCAAAGCATTGATTTGAATTGTGGTTCTATAGACATGATCTACACCCCTGAAAAAGAATATGTCTTTCTGGAAGTAAATCCTGTAGGCCAGTTCCAGTGGCTGTCAAAAAACTGCAATTATGATATTGAAAGAGAAATTGCTCTTGAACTTATAAAAGAAAGATGA